One Aquamicrobium sp. genomic region harbors:
- the ccoS gene encoding cbb3-type cytochrome oxidase assembly protein CcoS has translation MSMLIYLIPVALFLGGLALVSFLWAVRSGQYEDLDGAAERVLFDDRDESEPAAKP, from the coding sequence ATGAGCATGCTCATCTACCTGATCCCGGTGGCGCTGTTCCTCGGCGGGCTGGCGCTCGTCTCCTTCCTGTGGGCGGTGCGGAGCGGCCAGTACGAGGACCTCGACGGCGCGGCCGAGCGGGTGCTGTTCGACGACAGGGACGAGAGCGAGCCGGCCGCGAAGCCCTGA
- a CDS encoding cation-translocating P-type ATPase: MSCCAPGAEGFAGGVMALPSDDEVRFSARDLGDGVRQAEFSVPAVHCGACIQTIESNLSKLAGIEAARVNLSTRRVTVRWRGEALPPVVATLARLGYAPTVFDEPEGRKDRTLSELLVAVAVSGFAAGNIMLLSVSVWSGAEGATRDLFHWVSALIALPAMIFAGRIYYRSAWGALRYGRMNMDVPIAIGITMAYALSLYETIHSGRHAYFDASVTLLFFLLIGRTLDHVMRERARTAVRGLARLAPRGALVIAADGSRDYRPISEIEPGMRILVAAGERIPVDAAIERGASDIDRSLVTGESAPQRVAEGDPIQAGTLNLTGPLTLRAAAKAEDSFLAEMLRMMEAAEGGRARYRRIADRVSAAYAPVVHLTALVTFVGWMAYTGGDWHQAITVAIAVLIITCPCALGLAVPIVQVVAARRLFEHGIMVRDGGAMERLAEADVAVFDKTGTLTLGHPRLQNAREIAPEALAAAAALGAHSRHPLSQAVALYDEGAGPQFDGISELPGLGIEGRAGGALWRLGRASWAAGGAAQEEGTVLARDGVVLARFAFEDAIRTDAKEALAEIEDRLGPVEMLSGDTLAACRRVADRLSIAHVEANLMPAGKVARIEALAREGRKVLMVGDGLNDAPALGAAHVSIAPATAADIGRNAADFVFLRESLSAIPIALDVSRRAGRLIRQNLVLAIVYNLFAVPIAIFGYVTPLVAAVAMSTSSIIVIANALRLGGKRA; this comes from the coding sequence ATGAGCTGCTGCGCGCCGGGGGCGGAGGGTTTCGCCGGCGGCGTCATGGCGCTGCCCTCCGACGACGAGGTCCGCTTCTCGGCGCGCGATCTCGGCGATGGGGTCCGTCAGGCCGAGTTCTCGGTGCCGGCGGTGCATTGCGGCGCCTGCATCCAGACCATCGAATCGAACCTTTCCAAGCTCGCCGGCATCGAGGCCGCGCGCGTCAACCTGTCGACGCGGCGGGTCACCGTGCGCTGGCGCGGCGAGGCGCTGCCGCCGGTGGTGGCGACGCTGGCGCGGCTCGGCTACGCGCCGACCGTGTTCGACGAGCCGGAAGGGCGCAAGGACCGCACGCTGTCCGAGCTGCTGGTCGCCGTCGCCGTCTCTGGCTTCGCGGCCGGCAACATCATGCTGCTCTCCGTCTCGGTCTGGTCGGGGGCGGAGGGCGCGACGCGCGACCTCTTCCACTGGGTCTCGGCGCTGATCGCGCTGCCGGCGATGATCTTCGCCGGGCGCATCTACTATCGCTCGGCCTGGGGCGCGCTGAGATACGGGCGCATGAACATGGACGTGCCGATCGCCATCGGCATCACCATGGCCTACGCCTTAAGCCTCTACGAGACGATCCATTCGGGCCGGCACGCCTATTTCGACGCCTCGGTAACGCTGCTGTTCTTCCTGCTGATCGGGCGCACGCTCGACCACGTGATGCGCGAGCGGGCGCGCACCGCCGTGCGCGGGCTGGCGCGGCTCGCGCCGCGCGGCGCGCTGGTGATCGCCGCCGACGGCAGCCGCGACTATCGCCCGATCAGCGAGATCGAGCCGGGCATGCGCATCCTCGTCGCCGCCGGCGAGCGCATCCCGGTCGACGCGGCGATCGAGCGCGGGGCCTCCGACATCGACCGCTCGCTGGTGACGGGCGAGAGCGCGCCGCAGCGGGTGGCCGAAGGCGATCCGATCCAGGCCGGCACGCTCAACCTGACCGGGCCGCTGACGCTGCGCGCCGCGGCGAAGGCCGAGGATTCGTTCCTCGCCGAGATGCTGCGGATGATGGAGGCGGCCGAGGGCGGCCGCGCCCGCTACCGCCGCATCGCCGACCGGGTTTCCGCCGCCTACGCGCCCGTGGTGCACCTGACGGCGCTTGTCACCTTCGTCGGCTGGATGGCCTACACCGGCGGCGACTGGCACCAGGCGATCACCGTCGCCATCGCGGTCCTCATCATCACCTGCCCGTGCGCGCTCGGCCTTGCCGTGCCCATCGTGCAGGTCGTGGCCGCGCGCCGGCTGTTCGAGCACGGCATCATGGTGCGCGACGGCGGGGCTATGGAGCGGCTGGCCGAGGCCGACGTCGCCGTCTTCGACAAGACCGGCACGCTGACGCTCGGCCATCCGCGCCTCCAGAATGCGCGGGAGATCGCGCCCGAGGCGCTGGCGGCGGCGGCCGCGCTCGGCGCGCATTCGCGCCACCCGCTGTCGCAGGCCGTCGCGCTCTATGACGAGGGCGCCGGGCCGCAATTCGACGGAATCTCCGAGCTGCCGGGCCTCGGCATCGAGGGACGGGCCGGCGGCGCGCTGTGGCGGCTCGGCCGCGCCAGCTGGGCGGCCGGCGGGGCGGCGCAGGAAGAAGGCACGGTGTTGGCGCGCGACGGCGTCGTGCTCGCCCGCTTCGCGTTCGAGGACGCGATCCGCACTGATGCCAAAGAGGCGCTGGCCGAGATCGAGGACCGGCTCGGCCCGGTCGAGATGCTGTCGGGCGACACGCTGGCCGCCTGCCGGCGCGTCGCCGACCGGCTCTCCATCGCCCATGTCGAGGCGAACCTGATGCCGGCGGGCAAGGTGGCGCGCATCGAGGCGCTGGCGCGGGAAGGCCGCAAGGTGCTGATGGTCGGCGACGGGCTGAACGATGCGCCCGCGCTCGGCGCGGCGCACGTCTCCATCGCCCCGGCGACCGCCGCCGACATCGGCCGCAACGCCGCCGATTTCGTCTTCCTGCGCGAGAGCCTGTCGGCGATTCCGATCGCGCTCGACGTGTCGCGCCGCGCCGGCCGGCTGATCCGCCAAAACCTCGTCCTCGCCATCGTCTACAACCTCTTCGCTGTGCCGATCGCCATCTTCGGCTATGTCACGCCGCTGGTCGCGGCGGTCGCCATGTCCACCTCCTCGATCATCGTCATCGCCAATGCCCTGCGGCTGGGAGGGAAGCGGGCATGA
- a CDS encoding FixH family protein, with protein MTRKDGRPAKTREFTGRHMLAIMFAFFGVIIAVNLTMATFARTSWSGLVVKNSYVAGQEFNRKAEEGREQAALGWTPAFAIEEGVLRFSLTDAEGRPVRLESGIADLRRPVGDADDTEVALAVSGDGLEARLGVEDGAWIVEIHATAGAEAGLERPWRETRRVQLRGGNAR; from the coding sequence ATGACGAGGAAGGACGGGCGCCCCGCCAAGACCCGCGAATTCACCGGCAGGCACATGCTGGCGATCATGTTCGCCTTCTTCGGCGTCATCATCGCCGTCAATCTGACGATGGCGACCTTCGCCCGCACCAGCTGGTCGGGCCTCGTGGTGAAGAACTCCTACGTCGCCGGACAGGAGTTCAACCGCAAGGCCGAGGAAGGGCGCGAGCAGGCCGCGCTCGGCTGGACGCCGGCCTTCGCCATCGAGGAGGGCGTGCTGCGCTTCTCGCTGACCGACGCCGAGGGTCGCCCGGTGCGGCTTGAAAGCGGGATCGCCGACCTGCGCCGGCCGGTCGGCGACGCCGACGACACGGAGGTGGCGCTGGCCGTCTCCGGCGACGGGCTCGAGGCGCGGCTCGGCGTCGAGGACGGCGCGTGGATCGTCGAGATCCATGCCACAGCCGGGGCCGAGGCCGGGCTCGAACGGCCGTGGCGCGAGACGCGGCGCGTCCAGCTTCGCGGAGGCAACGCGCGATGA
- the ccoG gene encoding cytochrome c oxidase accessory protein CcoG: MTTTSAEVERHDAEAVNSAKVRQPLYAARKKIFPKRASGQFRRFKWLVMFVTLGIYYLTPWLRWDRGPHAPDQAVLVDLANRRFYFFFIEIWPQEFFIVAGLLVMAGLGLFLVTSTVGRAWCGYTCPQTVWVDLFLVVERAIEGDRNARMKLDKEPWSPRKAALRVAKHATWVVIAVATGGAWIFYFADAPTLLLDFVTGHAAPVAYMTVALLTATTYTFGGLMREQVCTYMCPWPRIQAAMLDENSLTVTYNDWRGEPRTRGTKKALASGRAAGDCVDCNACVVVCPMGIDIRDGQQLECITCALCIDACDAVMDKLGRARGLISYATLADYNANMAVVTGGGSHAIDPTLVHKPDGSLADGIVPFHLKRIFQPRVFVYFVGWALIGVALIYALMVRDKLEVNVLHDRNPQYVVLSDGAIRNGYTVKLLNKIAQPRAVTVSLDGLPGGEMSVVGLDHGEGRAFAVALEPDRLKTLKIYVRQPRDLIDGRVQNFRFLVVDAENGENAAYTANFDAPE, from the coding sequence ATGACAACCACGTCCGCCGAGGTTGAACGGCACGACGCAGAAGCCGTCAACTCGGCCAAGGTGCGCCAGCCGCTCTACGCAGCCCGCAAGAAGATCTTCCCCAAGCGCGCCTCGGGCCAGTTCCGCCGTTTCAAGTGGCTGGTTATGTTCGTGACCCTCGGCATCTACTACCTGACGCCGTGGCTGCGCTGGGACCGCGGGCCGCACGCGCCGGACCAGGCGGTGCTGGTAGACCTCGCCAACCGCCGCTTCTATTTCTTCTTCATCGAGATCTGGCCGCAGGAATTCTTCATCGTCGCGGGCCTCCTCGTCATGGCGGGGCTGGGGCTCTTCCTCGTCACCTCGACGGTCGGCCGCGCCTGGTGCGGCTACACCTGCCCGCAGACGGTGTGGGTCGACCTCTTCCTCGTCGTCGAGCGCGCGATCGAGGGCGACCGCAACGCCCGCATGAAGCTCGACAAGGAACCGTGGAGCCCGCGCAAGGCGGCGCTGCGCGTGGCCAAGCACGCGACCTGGGTGGTGATCGCGGTGGCGACGGGCGGCGCGTGGATCTTCTACTTCGCCGACGCGCCGACGCTGCTTCTCGATTTCGTCACCGGCCATGCCGCGCCGGTCGCCTACATGACGGTCGCGCTGCTCACCGCCACCACCTACACCTTCGGCGGGCTGATGCGCGAGCAGGTCTGCACCTATATGTGCCCGTGGCCGCGCATCCAGGCGGCGATGCTCGACGAGAACTCGCTGACCGTCACCTACAACGACTGGCGCGGCGAGCCGCGCACGCGCGGCACCAAGAAGGCGCTGGCCTCCGGCCGCGCCGCCGGCGACTGCGTCGATTGCAACGCCTGCGTCGTCGTCTGCCCGATGGGCATCGACATCCGCGACGGCCAGCAGCTCGAATGCATCACCTGCGCGCTGTGCATCGACGCGTGCGACGCGGTGATGGACAAGCTCGGTCGCGCGCGCGGTCTGATCTCCTACGCGACGCTCGCCGACTACAACGCCAACATGGCGGTGGTGACCGGCGGCGGCAGCCACGCCATCGACCCGACGCTCGTCCACAAGCCGGACGGCTCGCTCGCCGACGGCATCGTGCCGTTCCACCTGAAGCGCATCTTCCAGCCGCGCGTCTTCGTCTACTTCGTCGGCTGGGCGCTGATCGGCGTCGCGCTGATCTACGCGCTGATGGTGCGCGACAAGCTCGAGGTCAACGTCCTGCACGACCGCAACCCGCAATATGTCGTCCTCTCGGACGGCGCGATCCGCAACGGCTACACGGTCAAGCTGCTCAACAAGATCGCCCAGCCGCGCGCGGTCACGGTCTCGCTCGACGGGTTGCCGGGAGGCGAGATGAGTGTCGTCGGCCTCGACCATGGCGAGGGCCGGGCCTTCGCCGTCGCGCTGGAGCCGGACAGGCTGAAGACGCTGAAGATTTACGTGCGCCAGCCGCGCGACCTGATCGACGGCCGGGTCCAGAACTTCCGTTTCCTTGTCGTCGACGCGGAAAACGGCGAGAATGCCGCCTACACCGCGAACTTCGACGCACCGGAGTGA
- the ccoP gene encoding cytochrome-c oxidase, cbb3-type subunit III produces the protein MSEKHIDEISGVETTGHEWDGIRELDNPMPRWWLWTFYATIVWGLAYTIAYPAWPLISSATTGVLEWSSRGDLRAELDVAEATRAEYAARVAELPIEEILADDTLRQFANSAGAAAFRVNCVQCHGSGASGSPGYPNLNDDEWLWGGTAEDIRLTIAHGVRFAGDDDTRYSEMTAFAEILDRDETMTVATYVKSLSEGGDLAGPGAELYADNCASCHGETGKGEPALGAPDLTDAIWLYGSDLGEIAAQIRAPKHGVMPAWQARLGETTVKELAVYVHSLGGGQ, from the coding sequence ATGAGCGAGAAACATATCGACGAGATTTCCGGCGTCGAGACAACCGGCCATGAGTGGGACGGCATCCGCGAGCTGGACAACCCGATGCCGCGCTGGTGGCTGTGGACCTTCTACGCCACCATCGTCTGGGGCCTCGCCTACACGATCGCCTATCCGGCCTGGCCGCTGATCTCGTCGGCGACGACGGGCGTGCTGGAATGGTCGAGCCGCGGCGACCTGCGCGCCGAGCTCGACGTCGCCGAGGCGACAAGGGCCGAATACGCCGCCCGCGTCGCCGAGCTGCCGATCGAGGAGATCCTGGCCGACGACACGCTGCGCCAGTTCGCCAATTCGGCGGGCGCGGCGGCCTTCCGCGTCAACTGCGTCCAGTGCCACGGCTCGGGCGCGTCCGGCTCGCCCGGTTATCCCAACCTCAACGACGACGAGTGGCTGTGGGGCGGCACGGCGGAGGACATCCGCCTGACCATCGCCCACGGCGTGCGCTTCGCCGGCGACGACGACACGCGCTACTCGGAGATGACGGCCTTCGCCGAGATCCTCGACCGCGACGAGACGATGACGGTGGCGACCTATGTCAAGTCGCTGTCGGAGGGCGGCGACCTCGCCGGGCCGGGCGCCGAGCTCTACGCCGACAACTGCGCCTCCTGCCACGGCGAGACCGGCAAGGGCGAGCCCGCCCTCGGCGCGCCGGACCTGACCGACGCGATCTGGCTCTACGGCTCGGACCTTGGCGAGATCGCGGCGCAGATCCGCGCGCCCAAGCACGGCGTCATGCCGGCCTGGCAGGCGCGGCTCGGCGAGACCACCGTCAAGGAGCTTGCCGTCTACGTCCATTCGCTCGGCGGCGGGCAGTAG
- a CDS encoding cbb3-type cytochrome c oxidase subunit 3 produces METYTALRQFADSWALLAMTIFFVGVVVFTFRPGSRKQAEEAARIPLKDD; encoded by the coding sequence ATGGAAACCTACACCGCATTGCGACAGTTCGCCGATTCGTGGGCCCTGCTCGCCATGACGATTTTCTTCGTCGGCGTGGTGGTCTTCACCTTCCGCCCCGGCAGCCGAAAGCAGGCCGAAGAGGCCGCGCGCATCCCCCTCAAGGACGACTGA
- the ccoO gene encoding cytochrome-c oxidase, cbb3-type subunit II gives MALIDKHKLIERNATLLLAGSLFVVTIGGIVEIVPLFYLENTIEKVEGMRPYSPLELAGRNIYIREGCYTCHSQMIRPFRDEVERYGHYSLAAESMYDHPFQWGSKRTGPDLARVGDRYSNEWHVQHLIDPRSVVPESVMPTYAFLKDTPLSVRNFSTHLVANARVGVPYTEEMIENAEADLRAQADPNADTSGLEARYPKAKLGDFDGDPARLTEMDALVAYLQMLGTLVDFSTYDEAAGYR, from the coding sequence ATGGCACTCATTGACAAACACAAGCTCATCGAGCGCAACGCCACGCTGCTCCTGGCCGGCTCGCTTTTCGTCGTCACCATCGGCGGCATCGTCGAGATCGTGCCGCTGTTCTACCTCGAGAACACGATCGAGAAGGTGGAGGGCATGCGGCCCTACTCGCCGCTGGAACTGGCCGGGCGCAACATCTACATCCGCGAGGGCTGCTACACCTGCCACTCGCAGATGATCCGCCCGTTCCGCGACGAGGTCGAGCGCTACGGCCATTACAGCCTCGCCGCGGAATCGATGTACGACCATCCGTTCCAGTGGGGATCGAAGCGGACGGGGCCGGACCTCGCCCGCGTCGGCGACCGCTACTCCAACGAGTGGCACGTCCAGCACCTGATCGACCCGCGCTCCGTGGTGCCGGAATCGGTCATGCCGACCTACGCCTTCCTCAAGGATACGCCGCTGTCGGTCCGCAACTTCTCGACCCATCTCGTGGCCAACGCCCGCGTCGGCGTGCCCTACACCGAGGAGATGATCGAGAACGCCGAGGCCGACCTGCGCGCCCAGGCCGACCCGAACGCAGACACGAGCGGGCTCGAGGCGCGCTACCCGAAGGCCAAGCTCGGCGATTTCGACGGCGACCCGGCGCGGCTGACCGAGATGGACGCGCTGGTCGCCTACCTTCAGATGCTCGGCACGCTGGTCGATTTCTCGACCTACGACGAAGCCGCCGGCTACCGATAG
- the ccoN gene encoding cytochrome-c oxidase, cbb3-type subunit I: MKFAAEIFGVGLFAFVALMGAAFAADDLFQQHMWVLFFTLVVFATLLMRRTSFAPAAAGADDPSAYMDGPIRYGAIATTFWGVVGFLVGVVVALQLAFPELNLEPWFTFGRMRPLHTSAVIFAFGGNALIATSFYVVQRTSRARLFGGNLAWFVFWGYQLFIIMAATGYLLGITQSREYAEPEWYVDIWLTIVWVAYLLVFLGTILKRKEPHIYVANWFYLSFIVTIAMLHVVNNLAVPVSIVGIKSYSAFSGVQDALTQWWYGHNAVGFFLTAGFLGMMYYFVPKQAERPVYSYRLSIIHFWALIFLYIWAGPHHLHYTALPDWAQTLGMVFSVMLWMPSWGGMINGLMTLSGAWDKVRTDPIIRMMVAAIAFYGMATFEGPMMSIKAVNSLSHYTDWTIGHVHSGALGWNGLITFAALYYMVPRLWGRQRLYSLRLVSWHFWLAMLGIVVYAAVMWVSGIMQGLMWREYDEQGFLVYSFAETVSAMHPYYLARALGGALFLAGALVMAYNLTMTILGHEREEEPIGGAAAKPVLQPAE; the protein is encoded by the coding sequence ATGAAATTTGCAGCTGAGATATTCGGCGTAGGGCTGTTCGCCTTCGTCGCGCTCATGGGAGCCGCGTTCGCGGCGGACGACCTGTTCCAGCAGCACATGTGGGTGCTGTTTTTCACGCTCGTGGTCTTCGCCACGCTTCTGATGCGCCGCACCAGCTTCGCGCCGGCGGCCGCGGGAGCGGACGATCCGTCCGCCTACATGGACGGGCCGATCCGCTACGGCGCCATCGCCACCACCTTCTGGGGCGTGGTCGGCTTCCTCGTCGGCGTCGTCGTGGCGCTCCAGCTCGCCTTTCCCGAGCTCAATCTCGAGCCGTGGTTCACCTTCGGCCGGATGCGGCCGCTGCATACCTCGGCGGTGATCTTCGCCTTCGGCGGCAACGCGCTGATCGCCACCTCCTTCTACGTGGTGCAGCGCACGAGCCGCGCGCGGCTGTTCGGCGGCAACCTCGCCTGGTTCGTGTTCTGGGGCTACCAGCTCTTCATCATCATGGCGGCGACCGGCTACCTCCTCGGCATCACCCAGAGCCGCGAATATGCCGAGCCGGAATGGTATGTCGACATCTGGCTGACCATCGTCTGGGTCGCCTATCTCCTGGTGTTCCTCGGCACGATCCTGAAGCGCAAGGAACCGCACATCTACGTCGCCAACTGGTTCTACCTGTCGTTCATCGTCACCATCGCGATGCTGCACGTGGTCAACAACCTGGCGGTGCCGGTCTCCATCGTCGGGATCAAGAGCTATTCGGCGTTCTCGGGCGTGCAGGACGCGCTGACCCAGTGGTGGTACGGCCACAACGCGGTCGGCTTCTTCCTCACCGCCGGCTTCCTCGGCATGATGTACTATTTCGTGCCCAAGCAGGCCGAGCGGCCGGTCTATTCCTACCGGCTGTCGATCATCCATTTCTGGGCGCTGATCTTCCTCTACATCTGGGCCGGCCCGCACCACCTGCACTACACCGCGCTGCCCGACTGGGCGCAGACACTCGGCATGGTGTTCTCGGTGATGCTGTGGATGCCCTCCTGGGGCGGCATGATCAACGGCCTGATGACGCTGTCGGGCGCCTGGGACAAGGTGCGCACCGACCCGATCATCCGCATGATGGTGGCGGCGATCGCCTTCTACGGCATGGCCACCTTCGAGGGGCCGATGATGTCGATCAAGGCGGTGAACTCGCTGTCGCACTACACCGACTGGACCATCGGCCACGTCCATTCCGGCGCGCTGGGCTGGAACGGCCTCATCACCTTCGCCGCGCTCTACTACATGGTGCCGCGCCTGTGGGGCCGCCAGCGGCTCTATTCGCTCCGCCTCGTGTCCTGGCACTTCTGGCTCGCCATGCTCGGCATCGTCGTCTACGCGGCGGTGATGTGGGTGTCGGGCATCATGCAGGGCCTGATGTGGCGCGAATACGACGAGCAGGGCTTCCTGGTCTACTCGTTCGCCGAAACGGTCTCGGCCATGCATCCCTACTATCTGGCCCGCGCGCTGGGCGGCGCGCTGTTCCTCGCCGGGGCGCTGGTCATGGCCTACAATCTGACCATGACCATCCTCGGCCACGAGCGCGAGGAAGAGCCGATCGGCGGCGCCGCCGCGAAGCCCGTCCTCCAGCCCGCCGAATAG
- a CDS encoding hemerythrin domain-containing protein: MTAGKDGGGFLCDVPDTCPVSAACLPGRSIPCLDLGRAHDEKLHLCDELEQIADGLPHRVERALCLAIAERIVPMLQESHAYEEEFVFPAFAAATVPPSVGDASIRRLKAEHVEDECAAQDLADILFAIGHGSRIDNPEALGFMLRAFFEAMRRHIAFEREHVIPVLARDMPG, translated from the coding sequence GTGACGGCGGGAAAGGACGGCGGGGGCTTCCTTTGCGACGTTCCGGACACCTGCCCGGTCTCCGCCGCGTGCCTGCCCGGCCGCAGCATTCCCTGCCTCGATCTCGGCCGCGCCCACGACGAGAAGCTGCATCTGTGCGACGAGCTCGAGCAGATCGCCGACGGGCTGCCGCACAGGGTCGAGCGCGCGCTGTGCCTCGCCATCGCCGAGCGCATCGTGCCGATGCTGCAGGAGAGCCACGCCTACGAGGAGGAGTTCGTCTTCCCGGCCTTCGCCGCCGCCACCGTGCCGCCCTCGGTCGGCGACGCCTCGATCCGCCGGCTCAAGGCCGAGCATGTCGAGGACGAATGCGCGGCGCAGGACCTCGCCGACATCCTCTTCGCCATCGGCCACGGCTCGCGTATCGATAACCCCGAGGCGTTGGGCTTCATGCTGCGTGCCTTCTTCGAGGCGATGCGCCGCCACATCGCCTTCGAGCGAGAGCACGTGATTCCCGTGCTGGCGCGCGACATGCCGGGCTGA
- a CDS encoding Crp/Fnr family transcriptional regulator: MRSDTQTDDIPVLCASCEARHRGICAALDAAQLIALARSSHKHRAGEGEELVGEAEHIESYSNVLSGVVKLTKTLSDGRQQIVGLRFPSDFLGRPFRVESKLNAEAATKVSLCSFPRGAIERMMKEQPDLEHRLLQQTLKELDEAREWMVTLGRKTAAEKVASFLLLIARNIDPTVAESRQSVVFELPLTRADIADFLGLTIETVSRQFTRLRADGIISIENNRHVTVPNVARLEARSGG, from the coding sequence GTGCGTAGCGACACCCAGACCGACGACATCCCCGTTCTCTGCGCCTCCTGCGAAGCGCGCCACCGCGGCATCTGCGCCGCGCTCGACGCCGCGCAGCTCATCGCGCTGGCGCGTTCCTCGCACAAGCACCGCGCCGGCGAGGGCGAGGAGCTGGTGGGCGAGGCCGAGCACATCGAGAGCTATTCCAACGTCCTTTCGGGCGTGGTCAAGCTGACCAAGACGCTGTCGGACGGCCGCCAGCAGATCGTCGGCCTGCGCTTCCCGTCCGATTTCCTCGGCCGTCCGTTCCGGGTCGAGAGCAAGCTCAACGCCGAGGCCGCGACCAAGGTGTCGCTGTGCTCGTTCCCGCGCGGGGCGATCGAGCGGATGATGAAGGAGCAGCCCGACCTCGAGCACCGGCTGTTGCAGCAGACTCTGAAGGAGCTCGACGAGGCGCGCGAGTGGATGGTGACGCTCGGCCGCAAGACCGCGGCCGAGAAGGTGGCCAGCTTCCTGCTGCTGATTGCCCGCAACATCGACCCGACCGTCGCCGAGAGCAGGCAGTCGGTGGTGTTCGAGCTGCCGCTGACCCGCGCCGACATCGCCGACTTCCTCGGCCTGACGATCGAGACGGTCAGCCGCCAGTTCACCCGGCTGCGCGCCGACGGGATCATCTCCATCGAGAACAACCGCCACGTCACCGTGCCGAACGTGGCGCGTCTGGAGGCCCGCTCAGGCGGGTGA
- the hemN gene encoding oxygen-independent coproporphyrinogen III oxidase produces the protein MNAPLQADTAPRYTSYPTAPHFHPGVDAATVEGWISAIPAGERLSLYIHVPFCDRLCWFCACHTKQTRHYKPVATFLESLHREIRTVAGQVGDRARVAALHFGGGSPTLVAPDDMRDLMAALRKNFTFLPDASISVEIDPNDMDESRLDAFADIGMTRASLGIQDFEEKVQKAINRDQSFEDTKEVIDGLRARGVASVNLDILYGLPHQTCDSVVATVEKVLSLRPERIALFGYAHVPWFKKHQTMIDEEALPGTEERLAQSLAAAEVIRRAGYDAIGLDHFALPGDSLAKAAASGALKRNFQGYTDDGCETLIGLGPSSVSRYRQGYAQNITATGEYQRRADEGGLAIARGIALSDDDRLRAWVIERLMCDFAFSAAEASARFGQAATPVLAEAALIAEEKPEAALVRQGDLFVVPEARKPLVRLVAARFDGYLAKGTARHSAAV, from the coding sequence ATGAACGCGCCGCTCCAGGCCGACACCGCCCCGCGCTACACCAGCTATCCCACCGCGCCGCACTTCCATCCGGGGGTCGACGCGGCAACGGTCGAGGGCTGGATTTCGGCGATTCCCGCCGGCGAGCGGCTGTCTCTTTATATCCATGTCCCGTTCTGCGACCGGCTGTGCTGGTTCTGCGCCTGCCACACCAAGCAGACGCGGCACTACAAGCCGGTGGCGACGTTCCTCGAGAGCCTGCACCGCGAGATTCGCACGGTCGCGGGACAGGTCGGCGACCGCGCCAGGGTCGCCGCGCTGCATTTCGGCGGCGGCTCGCCCACCCTCGTCGCGCCCGACGACATGCGCGACCTGATGGCCGCGCTGCGGAAAAACTTCACCTTCCTGCCCGATGCCTCGATCTCGGTCGAGATCGACCCCAACGACATGGACGAGAGCCGGCTCGACGCCTTCGCCGACATCGGCATGACCCGCGCCAGCCTCGGCATCCAGGATTTCGAGGAGAAGGTGCAGAAGGCGATCAACCGCGACCAGAGCTTCGAGGACACGAAAGAGGTGATCGACGGCCTGCGCGCCCGCGGTGTCGCCTCGGTCAATCTCGACATCCTCTACGGCCTGCCGCACCAGACCTGTGACAGCGTCGTCGCCACGGTGGAGAAGGTGCTGTCGCTGCGCCCCGAGCGCATCGCCCTGTTCGGCTATGCCCATGTGCCCTGGTTCAAGAAGCACCAGACCATGATCGACGAGGAGGCGCTGCCCGGCACCGAGGAGCGGCTGGCGCAGTCGCTCGCCGCCGCCGAGGTCATCCGCCGCGCCGGCTACGACGCCATCGGCCTCGACCATTTCGCGCTGCCGGGCGATTCGCTCGCCAAGGCCGCCGCGTCCGGCGCGCTGAAGCGCAACTTCCAGGGCTATACCGACGACGGCTGCGAGACGCTGATCGGCCTCGGCCCGTCCTCGGTCAGCCGCTATCGCCAGGGCTATGCCCAGAACATCACCGCGACCGGCGAGTACCAGCGCCGCGCCGACGAGGGCGGCCTCGCCATCGCCCGCGGCATCGCGCTTTCCGACGACGACCGGCTGCGCGCCTGGGTCATCGAGCGGCTGATGTGCGATTTCGCCTTCTCGGCCGCCGAGGCGTCCGCCCGCTTCGGGCAGGCGGCGACGCCGGTCCTCGCCGAAGCCGCGCTGATCGCGGAGGAGAAGCCGGAGGCCGCGCTCGTCAGGCAGGGCGACCTCTTCGTCGTCCCCGAGGCCAGGAAGCCGCTGGTGCGGCTCGTCGCCGCCCGCTTCGACGGCTACCTCGCCAAGGGCACCGCGCGGCACTCGGCGGCGGTGTAG